A part of Setaria viridis chromosome 8, Setaria_viridis_v4.0, whole genome shotgun sequence genomic DNA contains:
- the LOC117833094 gene encoding laccase-15: MVSMESRSLLAAAPALAVAIIFLSTAAPLACAGSVEHTFVVNQTKMMRLCKETLVTVVNGQLPGPTIEVTEGDSVTVHVVNRSPYNITIHWHGVKQFRNCWADGVPMVTQYPIQPNKDFTYRFNVVGQEGTLWWHAHVPGLRATLHGAFIIRPRLGAESYPFPKPHKEIPVIIGDWWEEDLAEMARNMTKGIFLSDASASTVNGLVGDLFNCSGVTKEGYVLDVEPGKTYLLRIINAGLFSEFYLKIAGHKFTVVAADANYVSPFTTDVIAIAAGETVDALLIANAAPGRYYMVALPNQAPLPDTQTPEYATRGMVRYKVSHSTCTSSTAVSSCQGTEEEEKGYRGTSGDAPIVPKMPDIHDTITSFYFHGNLTSLHHQGQLPVQQQVDERLFIVLGLGTICKKGQFCKRGSSDEDLLVATMNNASFQHPTAIPTPLLEAHYYHTGLINATTQELPKRPPKLFNFTDEALIPTGPKEMQLEPTHKATLVRRFRHGAVVEIVFQSTAILQGDSNPMHLHGHDMIVLAQGLGNYDPAKAVATYNLVNPLVKNTVLVPNLGWIAIRFVANNPGVWFMHCHYEFHLSMGMAAVFIVEDGPTNDTSLPRLPVNFPTIGQDINLMPNDLYLKTMKS, translated from the exons ATGGTGAGCATGGAGAGCCGGAGCCTCCTCGCTGCTGCCCCAGCTCTGGCAGTCGCCATCATCTTCCTCTCTACCGCCGCACCGCTGGCGTGCGCGGGATCCGTCGAGCACACATTTGTC GTGAATCAGACGAAGATGATGCGCCTGTGCAAGGAGACACTGGTCACCGTGGTGAACGGGCAGCTCCCAGGGCCGACCATTGAGGTCACAGAAGGAGACTCGGTGACTGTTCATGTCGTCAACAGGTCACCTTACAACATTACGATCCACTG GCATGGAGTAAAGCAGTTTCGGAACTGCTGGGCTGATGGGGTGCCTATGGTCACCCAATACCCTATCCAGCCGAACAAAGATTTCACTTACCGGTTCAATGTCGTCGGGCAGGAAGGCACTCTGTGGTGGCATGCTCATGTCCCCGGCCTACGGGCAACCCTCCATGGCGCATTCATCATTCGGCCAAGGCTTGGGGCTGAGTCATATCCATTTCCTAAGCCTCATAAGGAGATCCCGGTTATTATAG GGGACTGGTGGGAGGAGGACCTTGCAGAGATGGCCAGGAACATGACGAAGGGCATCTTTTTGTCTGATGCTAGTGCCTCCACAGTCAATGGCTTGGTCGGAGATCTCTTCAATTGCTCCG GTGTCACAAAAGAAGGATATGTTCTGGATGTGGAGCCTGGCAAGACCTACCTGCTACGAATAATCAATGCCGGCCTCTTCTCTGAGTTCTATCTTAAGATCGCTGGGCACAAGTTCACGGTGGTTGCTGCCGACGCTAACTACGTCAGCCCCTTCACCACAGATGTCATCGCAATCGCAGCTGGCGAGACAGTGGATGCCCTGCTAATTGCCAATGCAGCCCCTGGCAGGTACTACATGGTCGCCCTACCCAATCAGGCACCATTGCCTGACACCCAAACTCCGGAGTACGCTACAAGGGGGATGGTGCGGTATAAGGTCAGCCACAGCACCTGCACTAGCTCAACGGCAGTGAGCTCATGCCAGGgtacagaagaagaagaaaaaggatatcGAGGTACATCTGGTGATGCTCCAATAGTGCCTAAGATGCCTGATATACATGACACAATTACATCGTTCTACTTCCATGGCAACCTGACCAGCCTGCACCACCAAGGGCAACTTCCAGTCCAGCAACAAGTCGATGAGCGCCTCTTCATCGTGCTTGGCCTCGGCACCATCTGCAAGAAAGGCCAGTTCTGTAAGAGGGGTAGCAGTGACGAGGACCTCCTAGTGGCCACGATGAACAATGCTTCCTTCCAGCACCCCACAGCGATACCGACACCACTACTAGAAGCGCACTACTACCACACCGGCCTCATCAATGCCACGACACAAGAGCTTCCGAAGAGGCCACCGAAATTGTTCAACTTCACCGATGAAGCCTTAATCCCTACTGGACCCAAAGAGATGCAGCTAGAGCCAACTCACAAGGCGACGTTGGTCCGGAGGTTCCGACACGGTGCTGTGGTGGAAATAGTCTTTCAGAGCACAGCGATCCTACAGGGCGACTCCAATCCAATGCACCTACATGGGCATGACATGATTGTGCTTGCACAAGGCCTTGGCAACTATGATCCAGCGAAGGCCGTGGCCACGTACAACCTGGTTAATCCACTAGTAAAGAACACTGTGCTTGTCCCAAATCTTGGGTGGATCGCCATCCGATTTGTCGCCAATAATCCAG GGGTATGGTTCATGCATTGCCACTATGAGTTTCATCTATCGATGGGCATGGCAGCAGTATTTATTGTAGAGGATGGACCAACAAATGACACATCTCTCCCTCGATTGCCAGTGAATTTTCCGACTATTGGTCAAGACATCAATCTCATGCCCAATGACTTATATCTCAAAACTATGAAAAGTTAA